In Erigeron canadensis isolate Cc75 chromosome 6, C_canadensis_v1, whole genome shotgun sequence, the following are encoded in one genomic region:
- the LOC122603026 gene encoding beta-galactosidase, which yields MAFSAAKTIMGLNNNKLIVNASNGDNYKVWEDPSFIKWRKRDSHVSLHCHDSVEGSLKYWSERNKVDLLVSKSAVWDDDAVSGSIECAKYWVKDLPFVKSLSGHWKFFLAQSPTTAPSEFHDSVFQDSTWETIPVPSNWQMHGYDKPIYTNVIYPFPLDPPHVPDDNPTGCYRTYFELPKDWEGRRILLHFEAVDSAFHVWINGALVGYSQDSRLPAEFEITDFCHKCGSDKKNVLAVKVYRWSDGSYLEDQDHWWLSGIHRDVLLLAKPKVFIADYFFKSNLVENYAYADLEVEVILDKSLETNVLTDFKIEATLFDISGDKGTDQLSTIVARFELQTPPIQPLGFHGYRLTGKVQNPKLWSAEQPNLYTLVVSLKDASGNIIDCESCQVGIREISKAPKQLLVNGCPVIIRGVNRHEHHPRIGKTNIESCMVKDLVLMKEYNINAVRNSHYPQHQRWYELCDLFGMYMIDEANIETHGFDLSHQFKHPTQEPLWASSMMDRVIGMVERDKNHACIISWSLGNEASYGPNHAAMAGWIRGKDPSRVVHYEGGRSRTPSTDIICPMYMRIWDCVKIAKDPNETRPLILCEYSHAMGNSNGNIHEYWEAIDSTFGLQGGFIWDWVDQGLLKESSDGKKYWAYGGDFGDTPNDLNFCLNGLLWPDRTPHPALHEVKYCYQPIKISFTNGIIKITNTNFFQTTQALEFNWLIEGDGCKLGSGILKLPTLDPQSNYDIKCESGPWYPSWASSSAVETFLTITAYLSQSTRWLQSGHVISSQQFELPMKKDPITPVPKIKKITLDYEVIDHKLIIRQNFSEITFNDQSGAIESWTVEGVPVMLKGITPCIWRAPTDNDKGGEDNSYYSKWKAANLDNVCFIKESSNIKKITDQLLEVTIVYNGYPNGDENGKVIFKVDMKYSFRGAGDVILVSYVKPHSELPPLPRVGVEFHLEKSINNVKWYGRGPFECYPDRKAAAHVGLYENKVDEMHVPYIVPGECSGRADVRWVTFQNDLGSGIYASIYSDSPPMQMNASYYSTTELDRATHNGELVKGDDIEVHLDHKHMGIGGDDSWSPCVHDKYMVPPSPCTYSIRFFPMTAATSPHDIYNARY from the exons ATGGCTTTTTCTGCTGCAAAGACAATAATGggtttgaataataataagttaatagTGAATGCAAGTAATGGTGATAATTATAAAGTCTGGGAAGATCCATCCTTTATTAAATGGAGAAAAAGGGACTCTCATGTTTCACTCCATTGCCATGATTCTGTTGAAG GTTCTCTGAAATATTGGTCAGAACGAAACAAAGTCGACCTTCTTGTGTCAAAATCAGCAGTTTGGGATGATGATGCTGTTTCCGGATCAATTGAATGTGCTAAGTATTGGGTTAAAGATTTGCCTTTTGTTAAGTCACTGTCAGGTCACTGGAAATTTTTCCTTGCTCAAAGTCCTACTACCGCTCCCTCAGAGTTTCATGATTCAGTATTTCAAGATTCTACATGGGAAACAATACCAG TACCGTCAAATTGGCAGATGCATGGATATGATAAACCAATATATACAAATGTGATATATCCATTTCCTCTTGATCCACCCCATGTTCCTGATGATAATCCCACTGGCTGCTACAGGACATATTTTGAACTTCCTAAAGATTGGGAAG GCCGGCGGATACTATTACACTTTGAAGCTGTTGATTCTGCTTTCCATGTCTGGATTAATGGGGCTCTTGTTGGATACAG TCAGGACAGTAGACTACCTGCTGAGTTTGAAATCACTGATTTCTGTCACAAGTGTGGATCTGACAAGAAGAATGTTCTAGCTGTAAAAGTATATAGATGGAGTGACGGTTCTTATCTTGAAGACCAAGATCATTGGTGGTTGTCGGGTATTCATCGAGACGTGCTTCTTTTAGCCAAGCCAAAG GTATTCATTGCAGACTACTTCTTTAAATCAAATCTAGTGGAGAACTATGCCTATGCAGATCTAGAG GTTGAAGTAATACTTGATAAGTCGTTAGAAACTAATGTCCTTACGGATTTCAAGATTGAAGCCACACTATTTGATATCAGTGGTGATAAGGGTACTGATCAGCTATCGACTATTGTGGCACGTTTTGAGCTTCAGACCCCTCCTATACAACCTTTAGGGTTTCATGGGTATCGACTAACTGGAAAAGTGCAAAATCCTAAGCTTTGGTCTGCAGAGCAA CCAAATCTATACACGTTGGTAGTTTCCTTGAAAGATGCATCAGGCAATATTATCGACTGTGAATCATGCCAAGTTGGCATACGAGAAATTTCAAAAGCCCCAAAACAGTTACTTGTTAATGGCTGTCCAGTGATAATAAGAGGGGTAAACAGGCATGAACACCATCCACGTATAGGAAAGACAAACATTGAATCCTGCATGGTCAAG GATTTGGTGTTGATGaaagaatataatataaatgCTGTTCGAAACAGCCATTATCCTCAACATCAAAGATGGTATGAGTTGTGTGATTTGTTTGGAATGTACATGATAGATGAGGCCAATATTGAGACACATGGTTTTGATCTTTCTCATCAATTCAAGCATCCAACACAAGAACCACTTTGGGCTTCATCTATGATGGATCGTGTTATTGGCATGGTCGAGAGGGACAAAAACCATGCCTGCATTATTTCTTGGTCTCTGGGAAATGAAGCAAGTTACGGACCAAATCATGCTGCTATGGCTG gGTGGATCCGTGGAAAAGATCCGTCAAGAGTTGTACACTACGAAGGCGGTCGATCAAGGACACCGTCAACCGACATCATATGTCCTATGTACATGCGTATTTGGGACTGTGTTAAGATAGCAAAAGATCCGAATGAAACTAGACCTCTTATATTATGCGA GTATTCGCATGCTATGGGTAATAGCAATGGGAACATTCATGAATATTGGGAAGCAATTGATAGCACATTTGGTCTCCAAGGAGGATTTATATGGGATTGGGTTGATCAGGGGCTACTAAAAGAAAGTAGTGATGGTAAAAAGTATTGGGCATACGGAGGTGACTTCGGAGATACCCCAAATGATTTAAATTTCTGCTTGAATGGTCTCTTATGGCCAGATCGGACTCCACATCCTGCACTACATG AGGTCAAATATTGCTATCAACCGATCAAAATTTCTTTCACCAATGGTATTATCAAG ATCACAAACACCAATTTCTTTCAAACAACACAAGCGTTAGAGTTTAATTGGCTGATCGAAGGTGATGGATGTAAACTCGGTTCGGGAATTCTCAAGCTACCAACTTTAGATCCCCAAAGTAATTATGATATCAAATGTGAATCAGGTCCTTGGTATCCATCATGGGCCTCATCCTCTGCTGTTGAAACTTTTTTGACCATAACTGCATATCTTTCACAATCAACACGATGGCTTCAATCCGGTCATGTCATATCATCTCAACAATTTGAGTTACCCATGAAGAAAGACCCTATCACCCCT GTCCCGAAGATTAAAAAGATTACATTGGATTATGAAGTCATAGACCATAAACTTATTATTCGCCAGAACTTTTCGGAGATAACCTTCAATGATCAGTCTGGTGCAATTGAGAGCTGGACG GTTGAAGGAGTACCCGTGATGCTTAAGGGCATAACACCATGCATCTGGCGTGCACCTACTGACAATGATAAAGGAGGAGAAGACAATAGTTACTATTCTAAATGGAAAGCGGCTAATCTTGATAATGTGTGCTTCATTAAAGAAAGCTCGAATATTAAAAAGATCACAGACCAGCTCTTAGAAGTAACTATCGTGTATAACGGTTACCCAAATGGTGATGAAAATGGAAAAGTTATTTTCAAGGTCGACATGAAATACTCATTCCGTGGTGCAGGAGATGTTATTTTAGTTAGCTATGTAAAGCCACACTCTGAACTTCCTCCTTTACCACGTGTTGGGGTTGAATTCCATTTggaaaaatcaataaataatgTTAAGTGGTATGGAAGAGGGCCTTTTGAATGTTATCCAGATCGTAAGGCAGCTGCCCATGTAGGGTTGTATGAAAACAAGGTGGATGAGATGCATGTTCCTTACATAGTTCCCGGAGAATGTTCAGGTCGAGCTGATGTTAGATGGGTCACATTTCAAAACGATCTAGGTTCGGGAATCTATGCTTCTATTTATAGCGACTCTCCACCTATGCAAATGAATGCAAGTTATTATAGCACAACTGAGCTTGATCGTGCAACACATAATGGGGAACTTGTCAAGGGAGATGACATTGAG GTGCATCTTGACCACAAGCATATGGGTATAGGTGGTGATGACAGTTGGTCCCCGTGTGTTCATGACAAATATATGGTTCCTCCTTCACCTTGCACTTACTCGATCAGGTTCTTTCCAATGACTGCTGCGACATCTCCTCATGATATCTATAATGCCCGGTACTGA